The sequence CGGCGGGAAGCGGCAGCGGGTGTTGGTGTTCCCGGTGGCAGGGATCGGTCCCGGTAGGGATTCCCCCTCGGCCAGGACTAGCTTGAACCGGCCGTCATAGGTCTGGGTCAGGCCCACGCAAGTCACCGGACCATGCTTGAGCTGGAACTCCACGCTGACGCCCGATCCCCGCTTCCCGTGGTACAGGCCCAGCCCCCGAAGCACCGGCCGCCCCTGAGCCAGAGCTATGTGGTGGGGACCATCGTGCCCCACCAGTACGATGTCGCTGTCGAAGTCGCAGGGGTGAAGTTCGGCGAAGCTGCCCCCCGCCCCTAGCCGATCCAGCAGCAGCATGGCCACGCACGTCTTGATGTCCAGCTCCCCCGCGATGGGCACGCCCTGACCAATCAGGAGCGAGCTACCCACGATCAGCGCCGACGCCAACCTCTCGTTGGGGTTGCCGGCCAGCCCGCGGTAGTAGTAGGCGAGGCCGGTGAGGCGGAAGTCATCCACCAGGTGGTCCAGCCCGCAGGCCACCCGCGCCGCCCAGGCCAGGTCCTCCGGCGCCGCCAGCCCCGCGATCGGGTCCGAGCCCGGGGGCGGGAAGATGAAAGTCTCGCGGATCTGCTCCAGCTTGCGCTCCACCTCGGCTTGGCTCACCGCCTCCACCCGGGCGTGCAGGTCGTCCAGCTCCAGGTGTTCGCAGTGCATCCCGAACTGGGCATCGAACATGGTGGGGTCCGAGTTCATGTCCAGCATGCCCTCGTAGACATGGCCCATCACCCCTATGCGAGCGTTCCTCACCGCTGCGTAGGCCCTGGCCACCCGGCACCAACCCAGCACCCGGTCCCAGGCAGCCGGATCGTGCAGTGCGCCCACTACTATGCCAGGTATCTCTATGCCGGCCCGCATCAGGGCGTTGCACACCTCCGGCA comes from Anaerolineae bacterium and encodes:
- a CDS encoding L-fucose/L-arabinose isomerase family protein, yielding MRLGVFGCGCWFYWDQFPGLKERLLAHQAFFEERLRQAGVTVVSGGLVDTAEEAVRVGNRFRSEGVGFLLCYMSTYALSSTVLPVVQRAAVPVVLVSLQPSRAMDYQRATTFMQLEHDNQTSLPEVCNALMRAGIEIPGIVVGALHDPAAWDRVLGWCRVARAYAAVRNARIGVMGHVYEGMLDMNSDPTMFDAQFGMHCEHLELDDLHARVEAVSQAEVERKLEQIRETFIFPPPGSDPIAGLAAPEDLAWAARVACGLDHLVDDFRLTGLAYYYRGLAGNPNERLASALIVGSSLLIGQGVPIAGELDIKTCVAMLLLDRLGAGGSFAELHPCDFDSDIVLVGHDGPHHIALAQGRPVLRGLGLYHGKRGSGVSVEFQLKHGPVTCVGLTQTYDGRFKLVLAEGESLPGPIPATGNTNTRCRFPPDVGRFIENWSLEGPTHHFALGLGHVAHLVEDLARCWGTECVNVTDPHYRRQSPMGRRGRAWL